The Mercurialis annua linkage group LG7, ddMerAnnu1.2, whole genome shotgun sequence genome includes the window CAATGCAGCACATTAACTAGTAGaggttaattttaattatattaatatataatgttaatagttagatttttatttttgcaatcggCATCAATCCTATCTGGGGGAAAAAAAACTACTGATTTTAATGACATTCAAATCAAAATTCCAGAAAAGCACTGAAAAATCTTAGTCACCTGGATTAGCCTCACTGATAAGATCAGCATGTATTCAACacaaaacaaaacacaaaatacTGAATTAGACGAAATTAAATCCATCAATCAAAAATTACATTTCCCAAAGCCAAAGAAAATGCCACGTGGAAAGCTTATAACCTCACTGATGATAATTACAAGAGATGGGACATTACCACGTCACTGTAAAATGTGTCATGCTTTTGCCTTGTCACATCAAGAATCATAGGTGGCATCTTAGCCATACAAAACATatcctattttttattattaaatttaactcaataaaatacaacaaaacactaTCAAACAAGACATGGGCTTTTTGTCTCCTTTGGCTTAATATTGTCCTTTTTATCTCTTTCTCTAATCTTTTTTAAAGGCAATTGCCAATAATTAAGGACAAATTGCCTGTTAAGTATCAATTCTAAAATTCCTCCTATTTCAtacaattattaattattagggATAATTATATCattgatgttttttatttacaaatatagATGTTAGATTACATAATTTTTGAATCAGCAAAAACTATACATAGACATAATTTGAATCCACAATTTTCAGATGCATTTGACTAGACTTTCACGGTCGGCCTATATAATTAAGAGGTTAACATTCAATTTTTACACAATTAGCATTcaaatgaaataattttaaaaattaatttacactaaaaataatgataaaaaaaattatttttaattttattttttgaattttagcaATTGATTTAGacaaaataatagtaatttagATATTAAGTGATTCTATGTTCAACAACTATTAGGACAATCTTACTAACTCTACAACAGCTCATATTGTGGATAGCATGTGGATCACGTGCATGGCATATGCCTCAATTCTCTCCTCGCTTACCAATGGTCCTTTTGCTTGCATAACCAGACACCAAATTTGGGCCCACCCCCAAAACCAAGAGTTAATTTATGagccaaaaatacaaatataaagaattatttttaaggcctaatgccttaaaaaaaccccgaccttttagccccttctcaatcctaccctgaccttgcaaatttgtcaattttaccctatattgcatttttgtgtttcaattgtaccctgaaattttaaattgacgtatttttcatttggaaaaattttaaaaacattctccatgtctaacATATActaattatatgtttttaaaatttctttaaatttagttaaattaattaagaatttaaattattgttaatttgattatggtttttagttagtttttaaaaataaatgacttatttgtacttttttgaataaaaaagaatttaatttcatctttaaacttagttgattgaatgatttcatcatttaagtaaagaaattaacaaaaattaaaaaattggggtacaattgaaaacagaaaatttaaaagtgggtaaaattgacaatttttcaacgtcagggtggaattgaaaaaaaatctaaaggtgaggggtttttgagtgattaggcctattttTAAAGGTACTTTTTTgcttattttaaagaaaattagcACTCATTTCACCTATATCTATACTACATTGAGCTTTGGTTCGGTTGGAAAGTACATAATTTAAAaaccgttttttttttaataaaatagaaattgaattgaattagaaatgttaatttaatttgatatggtttttaatttaccaaaatataagagcaattttgaaaagttcaaaagaataattaaagtaactagatatatgaaaaattgaaattagatttaagtcaaacaataatatcatatattttaaactattcgaataaataaaaatccaattttattatataacaaATAGTTTAATTTTGGCGGTtctccaaaaattaaaaatcaaacgaaatCAAAAGAAACTAGTATAATGAATGAACGGAATCAATTATTTTTGGTTCGGACCAATTTGATTTTTCAGTCGATTTGATGTTCAGAACAAGAACCTGAATATTTACTCTGAACTACAAAATATAGCATGTTTACTCTGTCTGAACTACAAATTACAGTAGTAGACAGTTGTGCCATAAACACATTAAGTAGAGAGTAAGGGATCAAACTGCAAAATCAGGCACTAGAACTAGTTCATGATTACCACAAGTTCATAACAAAAATACCCCCAATCCTTTCCTTAATTTATCTCCAACCCTTAATTTCCCCTTCTACTATAcacaaaaaggaaaaatatgcaAATCTTAATACCAAAAGTTAGATCAAACATtcccaaaatattaaatcaacACTAAAAATTGCACAAGTGGAAACTAACACAATCCGTGGAACTTTCGATCGAAACGGTTCAAATGCTGTTTCGGTTCAAATGCTGAGAAGATCAGGCGGTGGTGAACGAGGCGGCGGCGATAATGGTTGTTGTTCTTTCGGGTCTTTTGTTGTGGCATTTGGAGAGTCAAGAGACGCACCGGATTGTGGTGGTGATGATTCAGTTACTGTTGACTCTCCTTGCTTCGAGTTCAGTGGTCTCGGGAACTCGGTCAAAATCTGCACAACTTCTCGCATTGTCGGACGCTCGATCGCTTGTTCTTCAACGCATAGCATTGCGACGTAGAACACATGCATCACCTCATGGATTGGAACAGATGGGAGTCTCGGGTCGAGGATCTTGAGAACTCCGTCCTTGTTCGAGTCAGTCATTTTCCGAACCCATTGAACTATGTCGACGCCATCACCGAATTCCCCCACAGGTTTCCTGCCTGCAACGAGCTCCAAAAGAACTACACCGAAGCTGTATACATCGCTCTTCTCATCAACCTTGAGTGTGTAAGCATActctgaaataaaaaaagattttccaacttaattatttaatcaaaaACCATAATCATTAGATGCTACATTTTGAAATCTGAAGCATTACACTATTAATTTGGTCATATCATATGAAACAAACAGCAAATCAACTTCACAATATATCCTTGTAGTGTAATTGAGAAGGGTCATAATGGTTCAAAGGATAAGATAAGGTGTCTAACAgtgaaaaagaataaaattttattgtacTTTCAAAGTTGACCACCactaattttcaatttaaaatttgatcttGACCAATGACCAGTAGTTAATCAATTGCTTTTAATGAGACATTAAGATATAATGGCACATGTCATGTTCAAAAAAATCCATTGAGCAGTGAAACTCTGAATATATATAAATGCAAGATCTGCACCTAAATCATCAGCTAGTCAACTTTTTCATGTGGGAAATTCAAATTTAGACGACTTTGGAAAAGAAAATCAGAACTCTTAgataaacataaatataaatgcaaacattaatgaaataaaataaaaaccaagtTGAAATTATACCAGGAGCAATATATCCATAAGAACCAGCAATTGCAGACATGCATTCTGAGGTGCCCGAGTCTTGCAAGAATTTAGCAAGGCCAAAATCAGCAACATGAGCTTCAAAATTGGAGTCAAGAAGGATATTGTTCGATTTTACGTCACGGTGAACAATCAAGGGTGAGCAATCATGATGAAGGTAGCAAAGGCCCTTAGCAGCCTCAATAGCAATTTTGTACCTTGTATCCCAATGCAAATGGCCTCCTTTTTTTCCATGAAGAACCTCACCTAAGCTACCATTAGGCATATATTCGTAGACAAGAAGATTAGTCTCGTGATTCGAACAGAATCCCAATAATCTAACAATATGTCGGTGCCTAATTCGTCCTAAAGTTTGTATCTCAGCATTGAAACCGTGATCATGAGATGAACCGCGGCTCATTGCCGGTAATCTCTTAACAGCAACATGATCACCATTTGGCATATCACCCTTGTATACAATCCCTGCACCTCCCTTTCCGATGATATTATCCTCTTTCAAACAATCCAACACGTCATCAACTGTGAAGTCCAATCGCTGGAACGCAGTCAATTTCCAGGCACGAGAGTCACTAGCCTTCTTTAAAGATCTTGCTTTAATAATTGCTGCGACTGCGAATGCAATCGAGCAAATAAGCAAGCCGATAACAAGCAAGAGCTTTAAATTAGCAGAAAGTGGCCCCTTTGAATGTGCTTGGTGTGTACCATCTATCTCACCATTTTTGCAAGGACCCAAATAAGGTCCACAAAGATCAGGATTACCCAAAAATGAAGTgtaattaaaataactaaactGACCAGTACCAGGAACCAAACCAGTAAGATTGTTGTAAGAAAAATCAACAGAAGTTAAACTCTGCATAGATGCTATAGATGTGGGAATGCTACCAACAAGATGATTTCTTGACAAATTTAGATAGTTCAATATCCTCATACCTGTAATCTCAGTTGGAATAGCACCCGAAAGCTCATTATGACTGAGATCAATAAAAGTTAACAGCTTACAGTGGCTAATTTCCGGAGCAACAGGGCCGGAAAATCTGTTACGGCTGAAATCCATCTTAGAAAGTTGCTGCAATTTACCAATCTCAGGCGGGATTGGACCCGAAAACTTGTTTCCATCGAGAAGCAACTTTTGAACACCGGAAAACTTCCCAATGCTCGGAGGCAACGAACCAGTAAGCTGATTGTTGGATAAACTAATCTGACCAAGATTTACAGCTATCTTATCATGAGTAACAGGAAACTCCCCAGTTAAAAGATTATCCTGCATCTCAACCTGAGACAACTTAGGTAAACCTAAAAGCCCTTTCGGAATCGAACCATTAAGATAATTCTCCCCCATTCTAATCCTACTCAAAGACTCACATTTACCTAAAGATTCAGGAATAGGACCAAACAAGAAATTACTCAAAGTAATCAAAGTTTGCAAACGATTACCATTACACATATCAGGAGGCAGATTCCCAGTTAACTTATTCGAAGAAAGATCCACAAGAACAAGATTACCATTCTTACCTAACCCTTGTGGAATACTCCCAGTAAAATTATTCTCCCATAGCTGTAAAACCTCAAGCTGTGGTAAATCTCCAACAAACTCAGGAATAGCACCATGAAGCTTGTTTCTGAAAAGATTCAACAAAGTTAAGTTCTTTAACTGAGAAAAAGAACTTGGTATCTCTCCAGTAAGCATATTATTAGACAAATCCATAGATTTCAAGCTGTTCAAAGTACCAAGTTCTTCAGTTAATGACCCAGACAGACCATTAACTTGAAGAAACAAAGTATCAAGCTTCTGTAATTTTCCAATCTCTCTAGGTATTTCACCGGATAACATACAATTAGCAGCATCAAATCTAACTAACTCAGACAAATTACCAATCTCCGGTGGCAAACCACCTTCATAAGTATTGTAATAGCCAATGTAAAGCTGCTGTAACTTAGTCAAGTTACCAATCTCCGCCGGAATGCGTCCGGCTAACTCGTTACCGGAGAGAGCTAAATATTCAAGAAACTCCCATTTACCATACTCAGATGGGATTACTCCGGAGAAAAAGTTACCACCCAGATGCAAATGCCGGAGATTAATCATGTCGGTGACCGACAATGGTAAATCTCCGGTCATATTGTTGTTGTACAAGTCAAGAATTTTAAGGTTTTTCAGCTGAGAAAGCTCCGGTGGAAAGGACCCATTAAAGACATTGTTGGAAAGATTTAGGACACGAAGTCCAGAGATTGCGGAGAGCTGTATTGGTATCGGACCGGAGAGTTGGTTCTCCGGTAGGGTTAGGTTTTGAAGGTAACGGAGATGAGCTATGTCCGGCGATAAAGTACCGGAGAGATTCAAACCTGTAAGGTCAATGGACGTTATATGACGATTGGTTGAGTCACAGGTAACACCAGACCAAGAACAAACGTTTTTTGAGTTGGTTAAGCTCCAAGAAACCAGAGCTTGTTGTGGGTCATCAATGGCGGATTTTAAAGAGAGAAGAGCTTGATATTCAGACATGACACGAGCTTGTGACGTGGAGATATGGAGATggaaatggagaagaagaagtagGAGCAAGAGCAGTCTCATTTTTAGGGTTTCGGAGTTTAGAAACGTTTTTtttgtggttttttttttgggagaagaagaagaagaggaggacGAAGAGAGTGAGTGAAGGAGTGAAGAGAAGAGGAGTGGttaagaatttaaatatattttgttttgtagtgtAGGTAAATAGTGAAATTTAATATGACTTTTatgatttattgattttaaaggTTCATTTATTTCTATGTTTTGGACTCTTATTGTTCGTTAAATAcggaaatttttaaaaacgaaACTATTCCTTTCAAAcaaaataattgtaaatttcCCTATTTAACCCATgagtactttttaaaattaaatatttataaacaacttattcaatattttttcaaaaatatatttatataaaataaatccatttATATAATTAGTTTAAACTCTAATAATAAAAAGCTTATGGACTAttgtaaatttaattatctTCTCCgtctcaaaataacaattttatttttaagaaaatacatgttaaaaaatataattgaaaagtaGAAGCATGTATAATTTGTGtctatttttatgataaataattaaaaaataaaatttcaaatattttcttCATCCCTTAAACATAGCAAAAGTAGCAATTTTTGTCCACAGACATAAAAAAAAGTAGTGACATTTaatgttaatttaaaataaaattaataaaatatcctCATAATTATGTTGTATGCGCATTAAATAAAGTGTCTTCATAATGattcacttttaaaaaaattaaaggatattatagaaattttttaataaattaatcagaattaataaattttttaattcttgcaAAAtcgctattttttttattttcatgcgACGAATAGAGTATCTCATTCAATGGAATGAATTTTTTGAATATCTCACTTAAcatcatttaataaaaaaatattgtcatCAATAAAGATAATATAGAAACAGCATAAATAAAAggtaaattaacttattattttaagacaGATAAAAGTGGTAAATTGGACTATTATTACTTTGAAATGGACCGAGTAAATCATATAGTTAAtacataatcaaataaaaaatgaattacatctttttttttataattgaaaagagTAAGCGTCTGTGGGAGGAATCAATACTCGCAACCTTGATAGTTTGCATGCTATCCAacgtttatatcatttgagataGAACTCGTCGGTAAATGAATTGCatttaaggttttttttaattgaactaAAGAAACATAATAAGGTTTGGTATTGGTAGTTGAATCTAATTATACATTATTTACTTTCAACACCTAAATAAAGAGCATTGAAATTAGATTGTCAATTTTCAGCCTGAATTACTTATATATCAATTTTCCTTTATTATGATAGAAAGTTTCCATTCTTTTTCtatgaaaaatttatggaaCTTGCATgcttaatagaaaaaaattaaaacatataatttgGAGAGAAAAGTACAATGATTGAAGATGGTGATCAATAATAGTTCGTAAACTAAATAGTCCTTGTTCCCAACCaaaaggaaaaatatatttGCATTAAATTTTCTTGCCCTTGTCATTATTTGCTTCAaatgattttgttgttttgttacatcttcaaaaaaaattagtctCATTTTGTGTCTTCACCCATgttattttgtaaaattgttGTAAATTAAACAGTTTGATTATAAACTCAAATTCCACTAAATAACATGTGTATCAAAAACAACATGTGTATCAGAATCAAAAGAGGGTGAGTAGTTTATTTTAGCCCTATACTGTCTCTTTTTGTATTGATGGATTCTCATTGATATTACTATATCATAAAATAAACTTTAgtgtattttataattataatataaatttttaattttaataattctattaattaaatatcaaatatttttaataaaaatatttatatagacATCAAAATAGATCATGATGATATGTATCAACATTCacgctaatttttttaatcaaaaatcaatCTAACACTTTTTCTTGCATCAGTATTGTTTCGTGCCATGGTAATACTGATCaactttattatattttctcatttttaaccggtctaattttaaattaaatttaattctgcaaatttataaaagtaatattttattttctctattttgatAATGATAGTTTAATTTACATACACATTACACTAACTATTTGTTATATGTTTTCTAAATAAGTATTATACAATTATTAAATAAGTACCATAATATGACTCGTAATATTACAGCTACTGCTGCATTGCTTCTGATAGTAAGCTCACAAGCTTCCTTCAACTTCAAGTAACAACAAACACATTTCTGTGTTTGTTCTCATCAGCAGCTGCAACACAAGATCCATATGCACAGCCTGGAATGAGCTGTCATGAGCTGTCATTTGAAGAATCACACGGATTGATGAGCTGTCATTAGTCATGAGCTATGTGTGTGAGAGTTAGTTAGAGATAGCAGTTACTAATGTGCATTCTCTCCTTGTGTCTATAAAAGGAAGATTGAAATGCCATTAGCTTGTAATCTTGAAATTTTCTATAATCAATAAagcttcttctttctttctattatggtatcagagcttgaAAAGCTCTCTGAGTTTTAATTTTCTCGAGAAACAAACAGGTATTCCTCTGTTTTTGATCTTTATTTTCTCATTAATCTGCTGCAATGGCAAATCATAGACCAGAAGAAACTCTTTCTAGTCCTTTCTTTCTTCATCCTAATGAAAATCCTGCGTTAATTCTTGTTTCTAATTTGCTTGATGGAAGCAATTATCATGCTTGGTTTAGAGCTATTAAAATGGCCTTAATCTCTAAGAATAAGTTCAAATTTGTTGATGGATCCATTAATGTACCTGATGTGAATGATCAAATCTATCCAGCTTGGGAAAGATGTAATACAATGGTGATGAGTTGGTTGTATAGATCTGTAATTCCTCCAATTGCAGAAAGTATTTCATGTTTAGATACTGCTTTTGAAATCTGGAAAGATTTAAAGGACAGATTTTCTCAAGGAGATGCTTGCAGACTCAGTGATATTCAGGAAGAAATTTATGCTTTTCAGCAAGGATCATTGTCTGTGACTGAGTATTATACTCATTTGAAGACACTTTGGGATGAAATGAATAGTTTGAGACCTTTGCCAGTTTGTATTTGTATTCCAAAGTGTGCTTGCAATGTTACAGAAATTCTAAAGAGAAACAATTCAAATGATCAGGTTATAAGATTTTTGAAAGGATTAGGAGATCAGTTTGGAAATGTAAAGCAACAAGTTCTTATGATGGAACCTATGCCAACTATGAACAAAGTTTTTTCTCTGGTTATCCAGAATGAAAGACAATTGCTAAATTCTTCAACTCAGAGGAATGGAGTAGATTCAAATGCTTTACTTTCAAAGACCTTTGCAGAATCTGGTTATAATGGATCTTATGAGTCAAATGTATGCTATGCAAGAGGCAGAGGAATGAATTTCAGAGGAAATTACAACAGATTCAATAGTTATACTCCACAAGGGAAACCAAAGCTTTGCTCTTATTGTGGTCATACAGGCCATACTATTGACATATGTTATAGAAAACATGGTTTTCCTCCAGGATTTGCATCTAAGCAAAGGCCAGAAAGTTCTTTTGCTAATCAAGTGGAGTATGCAGGTGGCTATATACCAGATAATGTTCATGATAATGCAGGAAACTACAACTTGCAGCATGATCAACAGACTGTGAAAGCTGAAACCATTCCATCATCTGGTTCAGTCTTTCCTTTTTCACAAGAGCAATGTCAAAAGCTTATGGCTTTAATCCAAAAGGATGCTGCTAGTTCATCTTCTGGAACAGCTCATGTGAATTCTTTATCTGCAACTTTTGATCCAGTTCCTAATGATCCAGGTAATATACATCAGTGTTTATTTACTGCTACTTCTTACAAGAACACATGGATATTAGACACTGGAGCCACTGATCATATAGTATGCAACTCTGCATTTTTTCAAACATCCAAACATGTGAAAAATATTCATGTTAGATTACCTAATGGTCAATTAGTACCAGTAGAGCAAATAGGTACTATTCATCTGTCAAGTAATCTGGTACTGCAGAATGCTCTCTATGTGCCACAGTTCACTTTTAATCTGATTTCAGCTGGAAAGTTAACAGATAACAAGCAACTATGCTTGATTCTCTATCATGATTCCTGTCTCATACAGGAACTAGCTACATGGACAATGATTGGCTTAGCTAGAAAAAGAGAAGGTTTATACTTGCTGGATCAAACTGATTCAAACACTGGTTCAATTTCTGCTGTTTGCAATAATGTGGCTCAACATGCAGATAACAGAAAGAATACATCAAGTCTTTGGCACAATAGACTAGGACATTTATCTTCTAATAGATTGCAATTACTTCAGACTATTGATTCTTCTATTCAAATGTCAAAGTTGCAAGTCTGTGATACATGTCATTTTGCAAAACAGAAAAGGTTGCCTTTTCCAACCAGTACTACTTGTTCTGCTAAGATTTTTGATCTAGTTCATATTGATATATGGGGACCAGTTTCTACTGCATCTATGCATGGATATAAATACTTCTTGACTCTAGTTGATGATTACAGCAGATTTACTTGGGTTTTTCTTATGAAACACAAGTCAGAAACAAGAAGTCATATGCAGCATTTTATCACTTATGTGCAGAACCAGTTTGATACTACAATCAAGATAATGAGATCAGATAATGGACTGGAGTTTTCATTTTCTGATTTATATCATAGATATGGCATTGTTCATCAAACAAGTTGTGTCTACACACCACAACAAAACAGTGTGGTTGAGAGAAAGCATCAACACATACTGAATGTCTCAAGAGCATTGAAATTTCAGTCCAATTTGCCTATGAAGTTCTGGGGTTACTGTGTTCTTCATGCAGTCTATCTCATAAACAGGATTCCTTCTCCTGTCATATCTGAAAAAACCCCTTATCAAATGCTCTACAAAAAGAATCCAACCTATACTCATCTAAAAGTATTTGGTTGTCTTGCTTTTGCTTCCAATGTGCTGACTCACAAGTTAAAATTTGATCCCAGAGCTTCAAAGTGTGTATTTTTAGGATATCCTCCTAATACTAAGGGTTCAATCTTGTATGACATGAAAACCACTCAGGTTATCATTTCAAGGGATGTGATCTATTATGAAAACACCTTTCCATTCTCTGAAAATGCAGTCATTTCTCCTGCTATTCCAACCACTTCTGATCTCAGTTGTGAGTTATTCACTCCTTCATCTTCCTTACCTTCAAATACTACCCCTCTCACCACCTCAACTTCTGAACCATCTTTATTCACTGAAGCAGATTTTCCAACTCTAAGAAAATCTACCAGAACTTCTCAAATGCCATCCTACTTAAAAGACTATGTTTTACCTACTAAACACACCACTTCACCTCATCCCATCACATCTTTTGTATCCTATAACAAACTTCCTGAATCTCAGAAACACTTCTCTTTATCCATTTCTTCAACTTCTGAGCCTTCAACTTACAATGAAGCTGCCAAAATTCCATGCTGGCAGGAAGCTATGAAAGCTGAGATACAGGCTCTTGAACTTAACCAAACATGGTCCATCACTGATCTCCCTCATGACAAGCAAGCTATTGGATGCAAATGGGTCTATAGAATCAAATACAGATCAGATGGGACCATTGAGAGATACAAAGCAAGATTGGTGGCAAAAGGATATAATCAACAGGAAGGCCTGGATTATCTTGAAACATTTTCACCAGTGGCAAAAATGACAACTATAAGAACTTTATTGGCATTAGCAGCTGTTCACAACTGGCAACTACATCAGTTGGATATTAACAATGCATTCCTTCATGGTGATTTACTTGAAGATGTTTACATGAAAATGCCACCTGGATTCAGTAACATTTCTCATTCACAGAAGGTATGTAAACTTCAGAAGTCTCTTTATGGTCTTAAACAGGCTAGTAGGCAATGGAATGATAAACTGACAAAGGCATTAATCTCTCAAGGTTTCACAGTTTCTACTGCTGATCCATCACTTTTTATAAAGCACACTGCAGATTCATTTATTGCTCTTTTGATCTATGTTGATGATGTTATCATTGCAAGTGATTCTGCTACTGCTATTTCAAACATAAAAAGCTTCCTGCATCAAGCATTCAGTATCAAGGATCTTGGAAAATTG containing:
- the LOC126655113 gene encoding leucine-rich repeat receptor-like serine/threonine-protein kinase BAM1, which translates into the protein MRLLLLLLLLLHFHLHISTSQARVMSEYQALLSLKSAIDDPQQALVSWSLTNSKNVCSWSGVTCDSTNRHITSIDLTGLNLSGTLSPDIAHLRYLQNLTLPENQLSGPIPIQLSAISGLRVLNLSNNVFNGSFPPELSQLKNLKILDLYNNNMTGDLPLSVTDMINLRHLHLGGNFFSGVIPSEYGKWEFLEYLALSGNELAGRIPAEIGNLTKLQQLYIGYYNTYEGGLPPEIGNLSELVRFDAANCMLSGEIPREIGKLQKLDTLFLQVNGLSGSLTEELGTLNSLKSMDLSNNMLTGEIPSSFSQLKNLTLLNLFRNKLHGAIPEFVGDLPQLEVLQLWENNFTGSIPQGLGKNGNLVLVDLSSNKLTGNLPPDMCNGNRLQTLITLSNFLFGPIPESLGKCESLSRIRMGENYLNGSIPKGLLGLPKLSQVEMQDNLLTGEFPVTHDKIAVNLGQISLSNNQLTGSLPPSIGKFSGVQKLLLDGNKFSGPIPPEIGKLQQLSKMDFSRNRFSGPVAPEISHCKLLTFIDLSHNELSGAIPTEITGMRILNYLNLSRNHLVGSIPTSIASMQSLTSVDFSYNNLTGLVPGTGQFSYFNYTSFLGNPDLCGPYLGPCKNGEIDGTHQAHSKGPLSANLKLLLVIGLLICSIAFAVAAIIKARSLKKASDSRAWKLTAFQRLDFTVDDVLDCLKEDNIIGKGGAGIVYKGDMPNGDHVAVKRLPAMSRGSSHDHGFNAEIQTLGRIRHRHIVRLLGFCSNHETNLLVYEYMPNGSLGEVLHGKKGGHLHWDTRYKIAIEAAKGLCYLHHDCSPLIVHRDVKSNNILLDSNFEAHVADFGLAKFLQDSGTSECMSAIAGSYGYIAPEYAYTLKVDEKSDVYSFGVVLLELVAGRKPVGEFGDGVDIVQWVRKMTDSNKDGVLKILDPRLPSVPIHEVMHVFYVAMLCVEEQAIERPTMREVVQILTEFPRPLNSKQGESTVTESSPPQSGASLDSPNATTKDPKEQQPLSPPPRSPPPDLLSI